A window from Streptomyces sp. NBC_00299 encodes these proteins:
- a CDS encoding ABC transporter substrate-binding protein: MRRPTAPLVRCVLALGLLLAAVGCGGPEKERVTIMVPWSGTEFKAFYSVIEAFEDRNPGIDVEPQVTRALTQQLDAAVAAEAAPDLAVLPSVGAISEYRKDRALRPLAVDTAAYAEPFRELAMEDGDVYAVPVKADVKSLVWYDATGVAPPPPRTWTALRARPESWCLGLESGPTSGWPGADWIADLLLAEAGADTYEAWVSGDLKWDSTPVEEAWRAWGDLIESAPAGAATRGFSEATDGMTDSSCSLGHGALSAMGFEPERVEPGRYTYVTPSPDRVLEVSADFVGKFTGSNDSADKLISYLASEQAQQAWVDAPGFALSANRKVTAYGNDTQERIAGMLRSGYTLCFSAADAMDPDVSAAFYRAVLEYANGKELPALLEALNKVQRAMRDSPPPTPLCGTPNHA; encoded by the coding sequence ATGAGGCGGCCGACGGCACCACTCGTGCGCTGCGTCCTGGCCCTCGGTCTGCTTCTGGCCGCGGTCGGCTGCGGCGGGCCCGAGAAGGAGCGGGTGACGATCATGGTTCCCTGGTCCGGCACCGAGTTCAAGGCGTTCTACTCGGTCATCGAGGCGTTCGAGGACCGCAACCCCGGCATCGACGTCGAGCCACAGGTCACCCGCGCCCTCACCCAGCAACTCGACGCCGCGGTGGCCGCGGAGGCGGCGCCCGACCTGGCGGTGCTGCCGAGCGTGGGCGCGATCTCCGAGTACCGCAAGGACAGAGCCCTGCGGCCGCTCGCCGTCGACACGGCCGCGTACGCCGAGCCGTTCCGCGAGCTGGCCATGGAGGACGGCGACGTCTACGCGGTCCCCGTCAAGGCCGACGTCAAGAGCCTCGTCTGGTACGACGCGACGGGGGTCGCCCCGCCCCCTCCCCGCACCTGGACCGCACTGCGCGCCCGGCCCGAGAGCTGGTGCCTGGGGCTGGAGTCGGGCCCGACGTCCGGCTGGCCGGGCGCCGACTGGATCGCGGACCTGCTGCTCGCCGAGGCGGGCGCGGACACGTACGAGGCCTGGGTGTCGGGCGATCTGAAGTGGGACTCGACGCCGGTCGAGGAGGCGTGGCGGGCGTGGGGGGATCTGATCGAGAGTGCCCCCGCCGGCGCGGCCACGCGCGGGTTCAGCGAGGCCACCGACGGCATGACCGACAGCTCCTGCTCCCTGGGCCACGGCGCACTGTCCGCGATGGGCTTCGAGCCGGAACGCGTGGAGCCCGGCAGGTACACATACGTGACGCCGTCCCCGGACCGCGTGCTGGAGGTCTCGGCGGACTTCGTCGGCAAGTTCACCGGCAGCAACGACAGCGCCGACAAACTCATCTCCTACCTGGCGAGCGAACAGGCCCAGCAGGCCTGGGTGGACGCACCCGGGTTCGCGCTCTCCGCCAACAGGAAGGTGACGGCGTACGGCAACGACACCCAGGAGCGGATCGCCGGGATGCTCCGCTCCGGATACACGCTCTGCTTCAGCGCCGCCGACGCGATGGATCCCGATGTGTCCGCCGCCTTCTACCGAGCGGTCCTGGAGTACGCGAACGGCAAGGAACTGCCCGCACTGCTGGAGGCGCTCAACAAAGTCCAGCGGGCGATGCGGGACTCCCCGCCGCCCACTCCCCTCTGCGGCACCCCGAACCACGCCTGA
- a CDS encoding CU044_2847 family protein: MPDAVQFTLSDGTVVLVAPPARAGTGAVGLGTRLESAATSLRDALAPVTAAASEVIGGFRTLAERPDEVEVTFGVVLDAKLGAVLSSATAGAHLDVTLRWNGNSDGNGTGAAPDSSGTP, encoded by the coding sequence ATGCCGGACGCAGTCCAGTTCACCCTCTCCGACGGCACCGTCGTCCTCGTCGCCCCGCCCGCTCGCGCGGGCACCGGCGCGGTGGGCCTCGGGACCCGTCTGGAGAGCGCGGCGACTTCCCTGCGGGACGCCCTGGCACCGGTCACCGCCGCCGCGTCCGAGGTGATCGGCGGCTTCCGGACCCTCGCCGAGCGACCCGACGAGGTGGAGGTCACCTTCGGCGTCGTCCTGGACGCCAAGCTGGGCGCGGTCCTGTCGAGCGCCACGGCCGGCGCCCACCTCGACGTGACGCTCCGCTGGAACGGCAACAGCGACGGCAACGGCACGGGCGCGGCGCCGGACTCCTCCGGTACCCCCTGA
- the ychF gene encoding redox-regulated ATPase YchF: protein MSLTIGIVGLPNVGKSTLFNALTKNDVLAANYPFATIEPNVGVVGVPDPRLTKLAEIFSSQRVLPATVDFVDIAGIVRGASEGEGLGNKFLANIRESDAICQVIRAFKDENVVHVDGKVSPKDDIETINTELILADLQTIEKVLPRLQKESRIKKDIAPKVKAVEEAQEILEKGDTLFAHGIVQGTERNELLHDLHLLTTKPFLYVFNVDEDELTDEDFKNEQRALVAPAEAIFLNAKLEADLAELDDDEALELLQSVGQDEPGLATLAHVGFNTLGLQTYLTAGPKESRAWTIKKGATAPEAAGVIHTDFQKGFIKAEVISFADLVETGSVAEARAKGKARMEGKDYVMQDGDVVEFRFNV from the coding sequence GTGTCGCTCACGATCGGAATCGTCGGTCTGCCGAATGTCGGCAAGTCGACCCTGTTCAACGCCCTGACCAAGAACGACGTGCTGGCGGCCAACTACCCGTTCGCCACGATCGAGCCGAACGTCGGCGTGGTCGGCGTCCCGGACCCGCGCCTCACCAAGCTGGCCGAGATCTTCTCCTCCCAGCGCGTCCTGCCGGCCACCGTCGACTTCGTCGACATCGCGGGCATCGTGCGCGGCGCCTCCGAGGGTGAGGGCCTCGGCAACAAGTTCCTCGCGAACATCCGTGAGTCCGACGCGATCTGCCAGGTCATCCGCGCCTTCAAGGACGAGAACGTCGTACACGTCGACGGCAAGGTCTCGCCCAAGGACGACATCGAGACGATCAACACCGAGCTGATCCTCGCCGACCTCCAGACCATCGAGAAGGTCCTGCCCCGGCTCCAGAAGGAGTCGCGGATCAAGAAGGACATCGCGCCGAAAGTGAAGGCCGTCGAGGAGGCCCAGGAGATCCTGGAGAAGGGCGACACGCTCTTCGCCCACGGCATCGTCCAGGGCACCGAGCGCAACGAGCTCCTGCACGACCTGCACCTGCTGACCACGAAGCCCTTCCTGTACGTCTTCAACGTCGACGAGGACGAACTGACCGACGAGGACTTCAAGAACGAGCAGCGCGCCCTCGTCGCCCCCGCCGAGGCGATCTTCCTCAACGCCAAGCTGGAGGCGGACCTCGCCGAGCTCGACGACGACGAGGCTCTCGAACTCCTCCAGTCCGTCGGCCAGGACGAGCCCGGCCTCGCCACCCTCGCCCACGTCGGGTTCAACACCCTCGGCCTGCAGACCTACCTGACGGCCGGCCCCAAGGAATCCCGCGCCTGGACCATCAAGAAGGGCGCCACCGCCCCCGAGGCCGCCGGCGTCATCCACACCGACTTCCAGAAGGGCTTCATCAAGGCCGAGGTCATCTCCTTCGCCGACCTGGTGGAAACCGGCTCGGTGGCCGAGGCCCGCGCCAAGGGCAAGGCGCGCATGGAGGGCAAGGACTATGTGATGCAGGACGGGGATGTCGTGGAGTTCCGCTTCAACGTGTGA
- the ppgK gene encoding polyphosphate--glucose phosphotransferase encodes MQIFGLDIGGSGIKGAPVDLDKGDLAEERFKVLTPHPATPDGVADGVKQVVEHYGWTGPVGLTFPGVVTGGSTIRTAANVDKSWIDTDARALFSERLGGHPVTVVNDADAAGVAEMRFGAGRDRRGTVILLTFGTGIGSALFTDGALVPNTELGHLELHGHDAEKRASSKAKEDEDLSWEHWAHRVQKYLAHVEMLFSPELFIIGGGVSRKAHKFLPHIEGIKADIVPAQLQNNAGIVGAAMHAAEQDR; translated from the coding sequence ATGCAGATCTTCGGCTTGGACATCGGCGGATCCGGGATCAAGGGTGCCCCGGTGGACCTGGACAAGGGCGACCTGGCGGAGGAGCGCTTCAAGGTGCTCACTCCGCACCCGGCCACGCCGGACGGGGTGGCGGACGGCGTGAAACAGGTCGTCGAGCACTACGGCTGGACGGGGCCGGTCGGGCTCACCTTCCCCGGAGTGGTCACCGGCGGCTCCACGATCCGTACGGCGGCGAACGTCGACAAGAGCTGGATCGACACCGACGCGCGCGCGTTGTTCAGCGAGCGCCTCGGCGGCCACCCGGTGACAGTGGTCAACGACGCGGACGCGGCCGGCGTCGCCGAGATGCGTTTCGGCGCGGGCCGCGACCGCCGCGGCACCGTGATCCTCCTCACCTTCGGCACGGGCATCGGCAGCGCGCTGTTCACCGACGGCGCCCTGGTGCCCAACACCGAGCTGGGCCACCTCGAACTCCACGGCCACGACGCGGAGAAGCGCGCCTCCAGCAAGGCCAAGGAGGACGAGGACCTGTCCTGGGAGCACTGGGCCCACCGCGTCCAGAAGTACCTCGCCCATGTCGAGATGCTGTTCTCCCCGGAGCTGTTCATCATCGGCGGCGGGGTGAGCAGGAAGGCCCACAAGTTCCTGCCCCACATCGAGGGCATCAAGGCGGACATCGTCCCGGCGCAGTTGCAGAACAACGCGGGGATCGTGGGCGCGGCGATGCACGCGGCGGAGCAGGACCGCTAG
- a CDS encoding 4-hydroxy-3-methylbut-2-enyl diphosphate reductase: MGRMTASPGRRVLLAAPRGYCAGVDRAVIAVEKALEQYGAPVYVRHEIVHNKYVVQTLERKGAIFVERTEEVPPGNIVMFSAHGVAPVVHEEAKRGQLATIDATCPLVTKVHKEAVRFANEDYDILLIGHEGHEEVIGTSGEAPDHIQLVDGPDDVAKVEVRDPSKIVWLSQTTLSVDETMETVDALKEKFPQLISPPSDDICYATQNRQLAVKQMGAEAELVIVVGSRNSSNSKRLVEVAKLAGSREAYLVDFASEIDEAWLEGVTTVGVTSGASVPEVLVEEVLEWLAQRGYGDVELVKAAEESITFSLPKELRRDLREEAATLIAERTGSGGSGDSGE; encoded by the coding sequence ATGGGACGCATGACTGCTTCGCCTGGCCGCCGTGTCCTGCTCGCCGCCCCCCGTGGCTACTGCGCGGGTGTGGACCGCGCCGTGATCGCCGTCGAGAAAGCCCTGGAGCAGTACGGCGCTCCGGTGTACGTCCGGCACGAGATCGTCCACAACAAGTACGTCGTGCAGACCCTGGAGAGGAAGGGCGCCATCTTCGTCGAGCGGACCGAGGAGGTGCCGCCGGGGAACATCGTGATGTTCTCCGCGCACGGCGTCGCCCCTGTCGTCCACGAAGAGGCCAAGCGCGGCCAGCTCGCCACCATCGACGCCACCTGCCCCCTGGTCACCAAGGTCCACAAGGAAGCCGTCCGCTTCGCGAACGAGGACTACGACATCCTCCTGATCGGACACGAGGGCCACGAAGAGGTCATCGGTACGTCCGGTGAGGCCCCCGACCACATCCAGCTCGTCGACGGCCCGGACGATGTCGCCAAGGTCGAGGTCCGCGATCCGTCGAAGATCGTGTGGCTGTCCCAGACCACCCTCTCCGTCGACGAGACCATGGAGACCGTCGACGCGCTCAAGGAGAAGTTCCCGCAGCTCATCTCCCCGCCCAGCGACGACATCTGCTACGCCACGCAGAACCGCCAGCTCGCGGTGAAGCAGATGGGCGCCGAGGCCGAGCTGGTCATCGTGGTCGGCTCCCGCAACTCCTCCAACTCCAAGCGGCTGGTCGAGGTCGCCAAGCTGGCCGGCTCCCGCGAGGCCTACCTCGTGGACTTCGCCAGCGAGATCGACGAGGCCTGGCTGGAGGGTGTCACCACGGTGGGTGTCACCTCCGGCGCGTCCGTCCCCGAGGTGCTGGTCGAGGAGGTCCTGGAGTGGCTGGCCCAGCGTGGCTACGGCGACGTCGAGCTGGTCAAGGCGGCCGAGGAGTCGATCACCTTCTCGCTGCCGAAGGAACTCCGTCGTGACCTGCGCGAGGAGGCGGCGACGCTGATCGCCGAACGCACGGGGTCCGGCGGTTCCGGCGACTCCGGGGAGTGA
- a CDS encoding APC family permease yields MGDRLVGTLTVGCEGWETERRTRHWRRRDVRDRHSGAYVHEGHELRRSLGFRDLVVYGLLFIAPMAPVGVFGTLDARSHGAVALVYVVATVAMAFTAFSYAQMVRVVPQAGSVFAYARVGLGERAGFIAGWMAMLDYLLIPAVAYLFSGIAMNALVPEVSRWVWTALAVVITTLLNLWGVRVAARVGFLVLAMEIVVLLVFVVAAVVVLARAGAERGWLSPLSGDGTQGSFEAAAVIGAVSVAVLSYLGFDAIVSFAEEVTGGSEKVARAVLFCLALAGVLFIAQTYLVALLEPVSSAQLAAEPERQGAAFYDAVDASVGTWLHDLVAVSKAIGAAFAALAGQAAAGRLLFAMGRARGLPRVLFRTDSGVPRVALLCAGVVTLVAAVWAARRDDGLDHLASVVNVGALTAFTLLHASVVGWFVVRRGGRGENGASVSWWRHAVVPVLGAAITIAVIVEASGVAQVVGTVWFLAGVAVLVARSQFTGPAPDRR; encoded by the coding sequence ATGGGTGACAGGTTGGTGGGGACACTGACCGTGGGCTGTGAGGGGTGGGAAACGGAGCGACGGACGAGGCACTGGCGGAGGCGTGATGTCCGGGACCGGCACAGCGGAGCGTACGTCCACGAAGGACACGAGCTACGCAGGAGCCTCGGCTTCCGTGACCTGGTCGTCTACGGGCTGCTGTTCATCGCGCCCATGGCGCCCGTCGGCGTGTTCGGCACGCTGGACGCGCGCTCGCACGGGGCGGTCGCGCTGGTGTACGTCGTCGCGACGGTCGCCATGGCGTTCACCGCATTCAGCTACGCGCAGATGGTGCGGGTGGTCCCCCAGGCGGGGTCGGTGTTCGCGTACGCGCGCGTGGGGCTCGGTGAGCGGGCCGGATTCATCGCGGGCTGGATGGCGATGCTGGACTACCTCCTGATTCCCGCCGTCGCCTATCTCTTCTCCGGTATCGCGATGAACGCGCTGGTTCCGGAGGTCTCGCGATGGGTGTGGACCGCGCTGGCGGTGGTGATCACGACGCTGTTGAACCTGTGGGGCGTGCGGGTGGCGGCTCGGGTGGGTTTCCTGGTGCTCGCGATGGAGATCGTGGTCCTGCTGGTCTTCGTGGTGGCGGCGGTGGTCGTGCTCGCGCGGGCCGGGGCCGAGCGGGGGTGGCTGTCGCCGCTGTCGGGTGACGGTACGCAGGGTTCGTTCGAGGCGGCGGCGGTGATCGGCGCGGTGTCGGTCGCGGTGCTGTCGTATCTGGGCTTCGACGCGATCGTCTCCTTCGCGGAGGAGGTGACCGGCGGGTCGGAGAAGGTGGCTCGCGCGGTGCTGTTCTGCCTTGCGCTGGCCGGGGTGCTGTTCATCGCGCAGACCTATCTGGTGGCGCTGCTGGAGCCGGTGTCGTCCGCGCAGCTGGCGGCCGAGCCGGAGCGGCAGGGGGCTGCGTTCTACGACGCCGTGGACGCGTCGGTGGGGACGTGGCTGCACGATCTGGTGGCCGTGAGCAAGGCGATCGGCGCGGCGTTCGCCGCTCTGGCGGGGCAGGCCGCGGCGGGGCGGCTGCTGTTCGCGATGGGGCGGGCACGGGGGCTGCCGCGGGTGCTGTTCAGGACGGACTCCGGCGTCCCGCGGGTCGCCCTGCTGTGCGCGGGCGTCGTCACGCTGGTCGCTGCCGTGTGGGCGGCCCGGCGGGATGACGGGCTGGATCACTTGGCGTCGGTGGTCAACGTCGGGGCGCTGACGGCGTTCACGTTGCTGCACGCGAGCGTGGTGGGGTGGTTTGTGGTGCGGCGTGGGGGTCGGGGTGAGAACGGGGCGTCGGTGAGCTGGTGGCGGCACGCGGTGGTGCCGGTGCTGGGGGCGGCGATCACGATCGCGGTGATCGTGGAGGCCTCGGGGGTCGCGCAGGTGGTGGGGACGGTGTGGTTCCTGGCTGGGGTGGCCGTACTCGTGGCGCGGTCGCAGTTCACCGGGCCCGCACCGGACCGCCGATGA
- the xseA gene encoding exodeoxyribonuclease VII large subunit: protein MAANTTAESPLPVGEVSRLIGGWIDRLGAIWVEGQITQLSRRPGAGVVFLTLRDPSYDISVSVTAYRQVFDNVADVVSEGARVVVLAKPEWYAPRGQLSLRASEIRPVGVGELLARLEMLKKSLAAEGLFAPERKKPLPFLPQLIGLVCGRASAAERDVLENARHRWPAVRFEVRNVPVQGVHAVPQVVQAVKELDAIDDVDVIVVARGGGSVEDLLPFSDEQLVRAVAACRTPVVSAIGHEPDNPLLDYVADLRASTPTDAAKKVVPDVGEEYERVRMLRDRARRCVEALVEREERGLAHALARPSIEDPHRMIDERADHVASLLDRGRRCLGHLLDRAASELTHTHARVVALSPAATLKRGYAVLQRADGHVVREPAEVTADEALRARVAEGEFSVRVDAGSDAPSDARTDA, encoded by the coding sequence ATGGCTGCGAACACAACCGCCGAGTCCCCCCTGCCCGTCGGCGAGGTGTCCCGGCTCATCGGGGGCTGGATCGACCGGCTCGGGGCGATCTGGGTCGAGGGCCAGATCACCCAGCTGTCGCGGCGCCCCGGTGCCGGCGTCGTGTTCCTGACGTTGCGGGACCCGTCGTACGACATCTCCGTGAGCGTGACGGCGTATCGGCAGGTGTTCGACAACGTCGCCGACGTGGTGAGCGAGGGCGCCCGGGTCGTCGTCCTCGCCAAGCCGGAGTGGTACGCGCCCCGCGGCCAGCTCTCCCTGCGTGCCTCGGAGATAAGGCCCGTCGGCGTCGGCGAGCTCCTCGCCCGGCTGGAGATGCTGAAGAAGTCCCTCGCCGCCGAGGGACTCTTCGCGCCGGAGCGCAAGAAGCCGCTGCCTTTCCTCCCCCAGCTGATCGGCCTGGTCTGCGGCCGGGCCTCCGCGGCCGAGCGGGACGTCCTGGAGAACGCCCGCCACCGCTGGCCCGCGGTCCGCTTCGAGGTGCGCAATGTCCCCGTGCAGGGCGTGCATGCCGTGCCGCAGGTCGTGCAGGCGGTCAAGGAGCTCGACGCGATCGACGACGTGGATGTGATCGTCGTCGCCCGGGGCGGTGGCAGCGTCGAGGATCTGCTGCCCTTCTCCGACGAGCAGCTGGTGCGGGCGGTCGCCGCGTGCCGGACGCCGGTCGTGTCCGCCATCGGGCACGAGCCCGACAACCCCCTCCTCGACTACGTCGCCGACCTGCGCGCCTCCACCCCCACCGACGCGGCCAAGAAGGTCGTACCGGACGTGGGTGAGGAGTACGAGCGGGTGCGGATGCTGCGCGACCGGGCCCGGCGGTGTGTCGAGGCACTCGTGGAGCGCGAGGAACGCGGGCTCGCCCATGCCCTCGCGCGGCCCTCGATAGAGGATCCGCACCGGATGATCGACGAGCGCGCCGATCACGTCGCCTCGCTCCTCGACCGCGGCCGCCGCTGCCTCGGCCACCTCCTCGATCGCGCAGCCTCCGAGCTGACGCACACGCACGCGCGCGTGGTGGCCCTCTCCCCCGCGGCGACCCTGAAGCGTGGGTATGCGGTGCTGCAGAGGGCCGACGGGCATGTGGTCCGGGAGCCGGCCGAGGTGACGGCCGACGAGGCGCTGCGGGCGCGGGTCGCCGAGGGCGAGTTCTCCGTACGAGTCGACGCAGGAAGCGACGCGCCAAGCGACGCACGGACCGATGCATAG
- a CDS encoding exodeoxyribonuclease VII small subunit: protein MTSKVEEALGYEQARDELIEVVRRLEAGGTTLEESLALWERGEELAKVCRRWLDGARARLDAALAEEAEAEAEQKSGADGSDDR, encoded by the coding sequence ATGACCAGCAAGGTGGAAGAGGCACTCGGGTACGAGCAGGCCCGGGACGAGCTGATCGAGGTCGTACGGCGGCTGGAGGCGGGCGGTACGACGCTGGAGGAGTCCCTCGCGCTCTGGGAGCGGGGCGAGGAGCTGGCCAAGGTGTGCCGGCGCTGGCTGGACGGGGCGCGGGCGCGGCTGGACGCGGCTCTCGCCGAGGAGGCCGAGGCCGAGGCCGAGCAGAAAAGCGGCGCGGACGGCTCGGACGACCGGTAA
- a CDS encoding malonic semialdehyde reductase, whose amino-acid sequence MSLVLDPAAQDLLFREARTANTFTDEPVTEEQVQAIYDLVKYGPTAFNQTPLRITLVRSAEARERLVQHMAEGNQAKTAAAPLVAILSADNEFHEELPALFPAFPQAKDVFFSERPARENAAGLNAALQAAYFIVGVRAAGLAAGPMTGFDFEGVRKEFLDDDHTPLMVVNIGRPGPDAWYPRSPRLAYDEVITTV is encoded by the coding sequence ATGTCTCTCGTTCTTGACCCCGCCGCCCAGGACCTGCTGTTCCGCGAGGCCCGCACCGCGAACACCTTCACCGACGAGCCGGTGACCGAGGAGCAGGTCCAGGCCATCTACGACCTGGTCAAGTACGGCCCCACCGCCTTCAACCAGACCCCGCTGCGCATCACCCTGGTCCGCTCCGCCGAGGCCCGTGAGCGCCTGGTGCAGCACATGGCCGAGGGCAACCAGGCCAAGACGGCCGCCGCCCCGCTGGTCGCGATCCTGTCCGCGGACAACGAGTTCCACGAGGAGCTGCCGGCCCTGTTCCCGGCCTTCCCGCAGGCCAAGGACGTCTTCTTCAGCGAGCGTCCGGCGCGCGAGAACGCCGCCGGGCTGAACGCCGCCCTGCAGGCCGCGTACTTCATCGTCGGCGTCCGCGCCGCCGGGCTGGCCGCCGGCCCGATGACCGGCTTCGACTTCGAGGGCGTCCGCAAGGAGTTCCTGGACGACGACCACACCCCGCTGATGGTCGTGAACATCGGCAGGCCCGGCCCCGACGCCTGGTACCCCCGCTCCCCGCGTCTGGCGTACGACGAGGTCATCACGACGGTCTGA
- a CDS encoding DUF4245 domain-containing protein has protein sequence MAGSNGKQKSVRNMVLSLGVTVLAAGVIYLFVPHDDGEPDLPRVDYRVELLTARRAASYPVVAPQGLPDTWKATSVRFKGDDFDAWHLGFHTSAGAYVQVEQSTEKPATFLEEATQGGQATKDTEQIGDRTWTRYTGGRYDALVHQDKGATTVVAGTGSFEQLTQMAKALKAE, from the coding sequence GTGGCAGGTTCGAACGGCAAGCAGAAGTCGGTCCGCAACATGGTCCTCTCGCTCGGAGTGACCGTGCTCGCGGCGGGAGTCATCTATCTCTTCGTCCCCCATGATGACGGCGAACCCGACCTCCCGCGGGTCGACTACCGCGTGGAGCTGCTCACCGCCCGTCGCGCGGCGTCGTACCCGGTGGTCGCACCGCAGGGTCTGCCCGACACCTGGAAGGCGACGTCCGTCCGCTTCAAGGGCGACGACTTCGACGCCTGGCATCTCGGCTTCCACACCTCGGCCGGGGCGTACGTACAGGTCGAGCAGTCGACCGAGAAGCCGGCGACGTTCCTGGAGGAGGCCACCCAGGGCGGGCAGGCGACCAAGGACACCGAGCAGATCGGCGACCGGACGTGGACGCGCTACACGGGCGGCCGCTACGACGCACTGGTGCACCAGGACAAGGGTGCGACGACCGTGGTGGCCGGCACGGGCTCGTTCGAGCAGCTGACGCAGATGGCGAAGGCCCTGAAGGCGGAATGA
- the glpX gene encoding class II fructose-bisphosphatase: MTENHHHLPSELEVPSEAPDRNLALELVRVTEAAAMAAGRWVGRGDKNGADGAAVRAMRTLVHTVSMNGVVVIGEGEKDEAPMLFNGERVGDGTGAEVDIAVDPIDGTTLTAKGMPNAISVLAAADRGSMFDPSAVFYMDKLVTGPEAADFVDIDAPVSVNIRRVAKAKRSTPEDVTVVILDRPRHEGIIKEIRDAGARIKLISDGDVAGSIYALREGTGVDMLLGIGGTPEGIISACAVKCLGGTIQGKLWPKDDEERQRAIDAGHDLDRVLMTDDLVAGDNVFFVATGITDGELLRGVRYRSENATTDSIVMRSKSGTVRRIDSEHRLSKLRAYSAIDFDRAK; this comes from the coding sequence ATGACCGAGAATCATCATCATCTGCCGTCCGAGCTCGAAGTACCCAGCGAAGCCCCCGATCGCAACCTCGCCCTGGAACTGGTCCGTGTGACCGAGGCAGCGGCGATGGCCGCGGGCCGTTGGGTCGGGCGGGGCGACAAGAACGGCGCCGACGGCGCCGCGGTGCGCGCCATGCGGACCCTCGTCCACACCGTGTCGATGAACGGCGTCGTCGTCATCGGCGAGGGTGAGAAGGACGAGGCGCCGATGCTCTTCAACGGGGAGCGGGTCGGCGACGGGACCGGGGCCGAGGTCGACATCGCCGTCGACCCGATCGACGGGACCACGCTGACCGCGAAGGGCATGCCCAACGCGATCTCCGTGCTCGCCGCGGCGGACCGGGGGTCCATGTTCGACCCGTCCGCCGTCTTCTACATGGACAAGCTGGTCACCGGCCCCGAGGCCGCCGACTTCGTCGACATAGACGCGCCCGTGTCCGTGAACATCCGCCGGGTCGCGAAGGCCAAGCGGTCCACGCCCGAGGACGTCACCGTCGTCATCCTCGACCGGCCCCGGCACGAGGGCATCATCAAGGAGATCCGGGATGCCGGTGCGCGCATCAAGCTGATCTCCGACGGCGATGTCGCGGGGTCGATCTACGCGCTGCGCGAGGGCACCGGCGTCGACATGCTGCTCGGCATCGGCGGCACGCCGGAGGGGATCATCTCGGCCTGCGCCGTGAAGTGCCTGGGCGGCACGATCCAGGGCAAGCTGTGGCCGAAGGACGACGAGGAGCGGCAGCGGGCGATCGACGCCGGGCACGACCTGGACCGGGTGCTGATGACCGATGACCTGGTCGCCGGGGACAACGTGTTCTTCGTCGCCACCGGGATCACCGACGGTGAGCTGCTGCGCGGTGTGCGGTACCGGTCGGAGAACGCGACGACCGACTCGATCGTGATGCGGTCCAAGTCGGGGACGGTTCGGCGGATCGATTCCGAGCACCGGCTGAGCAAGCTGCGGGCGTACAGCGCGATTGATTTCGACCGCGCGAAGTAG
- a CDS encoding WhiB family transcriptional regulator — MLQPPHSSLQVAAVPAQRVPARDRDQDAPWHTEAVCRRDEAGLFFAPSKEPTAARLSREEAAKRVCARCPVMVECREHALLQPEPYGVWGGLTAAERRVVLARRRRREMELKKTARTTDRIAQAG; from the coding sequence GTGCTGCAACCGCCGCATTCGTCCCTGCAGGTAGCTGCCGTTCCGGCCCAGCGGGTGCCAGCGCGAGACAGGGATCAAGACGCCCCATGGCATACGGAGGCCGTGTGCCGGCGTGACGAGGCCGGCCTCTTCTTCGCCCCCTCCAAGGAGCCCACCGCGGCCCGCCTCTCGCGTGAAGAGGCCGCAAAGCGGGTCTGTGCCCGCTGCCCCGTCATGGTCGAGTGCCGCGAGCACGCTCTGCTCCAGCCCGAGCCGTACGGCGTATGGGGCGGCCTCACCGCAGCCGAACGCCGAGTGGTCCTGGCGAGGCGCCGCCGCCGCGAGATGGAACTGAAGAAGACGGCGAGGACGACCGACCGCATAGCGCAGGCAGGCTGA